DNA from Mesorhizobium loti R88b:
CAGTCGATTTTGCCGGTGTGCCCGGCCTGTCCAATGAATTGAAGCAGAAGATGCAGGTACGGCGGCCGCGTTCCATCGCTGATGCGCAGCGCATGGAAGGCATGACGCCGGCGGCGCTGGCGATCATTGTCTCACATGTCCGCCATAGTGAGACTGCAAAACGGGCAGAGAGCGCACAGAGGGACGTTGCGTGAGTTCTTTCTCCCTGGAGAGCCTGCAGGACGCGGCCGGTCCGGTTTCACGTGAAACATTCGATCGTCTGGTGGCGTTCGAGGCGATGTTCCAGAAATGGAACCGGAGCATCAATCTGGTGGCGCAGTCGACTGCAGGCGATGTCTGGCAGCGCCACATACTGGACAGCGCGCAACTCGCGCGAATCGAACCCAATGCCACACGCTGGGTTGACATAGGCTCAGGCGGCGGGTTTCCCGGTCTGGTGATGGCGTTTCTGGTTGGCGAGCGCCATGGGGCCAGCATCGACCTGGTGGAAAGCAACCGTAAAAAAGCGTCGTTCCTGCAGACCGTCATCGGCCAGTTCAACCTGCCGGCGCGGGTCGTGGCGCGCCGTATCGAAGACAGCCATGCGCTTGTTTCAGCACCGCAAATCGTCACGGCGCGGGCTCTGGCCTCGCTGTCGACCTTACTCGACCTGTCGGCGCCCTGGCTGACGTCGGGCGGGCGCGGGCTGTTCCACAAAGGCCGGGATTATCGCGCGGAAGTGCAAGAAAGCGTTAACCGATGGACCTTCGATCTGGTAGAACATCCCAGTGTGACCGACCCCCATGGCGTGATCCTCGAACTGTCTGACCTGCGACCTGTCTGATCTCGACTTGTCGGCTATCTGGCGACCCAAAAATGAATTTCTGGCATAGACCCATGATGAAAAACGGCCCCCGAATCATCACCGTAGCCAACCAGAAGGGCGGTGTCGGCAAGACGACCACGGCCATCAATCTGGCCACCGCGCTCGCCGCCATCGGCGAAAAGGTGCTGATCGTCGATCTCGATCCGCAAGGCAACGCCAGCACCGGTCTCGGCATCGACCGCAAGGACCGGACGGTCTCGTCCTATGATGTGCTGACCGGCGAGCTGGATTTGGAAGCCGCAGCCATCCCGACAGCGGTGCCTGGTCTGTCGATCGTGCCGTCGACGCTCGACCTGCTCGGCATCGAGATGGAGATCGCCTCGGCGCCGGACAGGGTGCTCAAGCTGCGCAATGCGCTGCGCGCCGCGACCGAGCGCGGCGCGCCCTTCAATTATGTGCTGATCGATTGCCCGCCTTCGCTCAACCTTTTGACTTTGAATTCAATGGCCGCAGCCGATTCTGTTCTTGTGCCGCTGCAATGCGAGTTCTTTGCGCTGGAAGGCCTCAGCCAGCTGTTGGAAACAGTCGAGCAGGTTCGTCGCTCGATCAATCCTGATCTGATTATCCAGGGCATCGTGCTGACCATGTATGACGGCCGCAACAATCTGGCCAACCAGGTTGTGCAGGATGTCCGGGCGCATATGGGCGACAAGGTCTACGAAACCATCATTCCGCGCAATGTGCGGGTGTCGGAGGCTCCGTCCTACGGCAAGCCGGCGATCCTTTACGATCTGAAGTGCTCTGGCAGCCAGGCCTATCTGCAACTGGCCTCGGAAGTGATCCGCCGCGAGCGTAAATTGCGCGCCGCTTGATTAGATCGGATGCATAATTAACAGCCGATTCGATACCGAAACGATCTTGAGACTTTGGAATAGACATGAGCGAAGACCTTTCAAGAAAAAGACTGGGCCGTGGACTGGCCGCCCTGATCGGCGAAATCGATCGCCCGGTGGCACCGGAAAAGCCCGGCATGAGCGCCGACGGCAAGGTGCCGATCGAATTCCTCAGCCCCAATCCAAAAAATCCACGCCGGCACTTTGGCGATGCCGAATTGACCGACCTTGCTCAGTCGATCCGCGAACATGGCGTCGTCCAGCCGGTAGTGGCCCGGTCGTCGCCATTGCTGCCCGGCCGCTACGAGATCATCGCTGGCGAACGGCGCTGGCGGGCGGCGCAGCGCGCTGGGCTGACCGAGATCCCGGTCATCATCCGCGAGGTCAATGACCGCACCGCGCTCGAACTGGCGATCATCGAAAACGTCCAGCGCACCGACCTCAACGCGGTCGAGGAGGCGCAGGGCTACCAGCAATTGATCGACGAGCACGGCTATACCCAGGCCGATCTCGGCAACGTCATCGGCAAGAGCCGCAGCCATGTCGCCAACACGCTCAGGCTGCTGAAGCTCCCGGACGTGATCCGCGACATGCTGGTCGACGGTGCGCTGTCGGCCGGCCATGCCCGCACGCTGGTGACGGCCGAGGATCCGGCCGGCCTTGCCAAGCGCATCGTCGAAGAAGGCCTTTCGGTGCGCCAGGCCGAGGCGCTGGCGCAGATGCCGGCGGGTTCCACGCCTGCCAAGCCGAAACAGGCGCAAGCCGCGCCGGAGAAGGACACCGACACGCTGGCGCTGGAAAAGCTGATGACCGACACGCTCGGCATGATCGTGGCCATCGATCACAAGGGCAAAGGCGGCGAGTTGCGGGTTTCGTATCGCTCGCTGGAGCAGCTGGATGAGCTGTGCCGCCGGTTGAAGCAGGAACGGTAGTTAGCCGGCGAATTAACTTCGCTTTTCCTTCTCCCCTTGTGGGAGAAGGTGTCGCCGAAGGCGACGGATGAGGGGTGCTCCAGGGAACGCCAACGCCTCACTCCGCTGGAACACCCCTCATCCGTCTCGGCGCTCCGCGCCGATCCACCTTCTCCCGCAAGGGGAGCAGGAAAAACTACCGCTGCCCGAGCCTCGCGCTCTCCACCGCAATCCCCAGCAGCGCCTGTCGTGCCAGCGCCACCGAAAGGTCCGGCCTTCGCCGCGTCTGCAGCACCGCGGTCTGCAACCGGGTCAGCGCGCGGCTGAGCGCGTCGCTGCTCCAGCGATCGAGCGCTTTTTCAACCAGCTTGCGCCTTGAGAAAAACACCGGCGGACGGGCGGCGGCAACGACCGACGCGGCGTTGCGGCCGGCGGAGTCCATCTGGCCGCGCATGATTTGAATCTGCTGCAACTGCCGCATGGCCGAGGACAGCACCAGGAAGGGCGGGCCGCCCGACTGGCAGTGGCGGGTGAAGGCGGTGTCGAAGTCGCCAACCTTACCTTCGAGCAGCGCGTCGACCGCATCGTCTAAGGAAGCGCCGGACACGTCGCCCGACATGGCGCGCACTTCTTCCAGCCCGATTTCCTTCTGGCCATGGGCATAGAGGATGAGCTTTTCGATTTCGCCGCGCGAGGCCAGCCGGTCGCCGCCGAGATTGCGGCGCAGCGCTTGCCTCGCTTCCAGCGTCATCGACATGCCGGCCTTGCGCAACTCATCGTCGATGACCGTGTCGATGTCGCGGGCTTCATCGGCGTAGCAAGGCAAGGCCATGGCGATGTCGGCCGCCTCGACCACGGCGCGCAGGCCGACGCCTTTCTTCAGGTCACCGGCCTCGATCAAGATGATGGCATCGCGCGCGGGCTCCGCTGCCAGCGCCTTGACGTCGTCGGCCAGCGCCTTCTGGCCGGTGGCGTTGCGGACCCACAGCAGGCGCCGGTCGGAAAACATCGGCACGGTGCGGGCTTCGTCGAGCAGCCGGCCCTCGTCGCGATCGACCTCCGAGCCCTCCAGCCGGACCACGGAGAAGGGATCGTCGAGCGGCAGGCCGGTCTTTGCGGCAAAGGCCTTGGCGCGCTCGGAGACAAGCCCGCGATCGGGGCCGTAAAGCAGGACGATGGAGATGCGCGAATCCGGCTTCGCGAGCCACGAATCGACCTCGAACGCTTTCTTCTGTGCCATGGAGGGTGGTTAGCATGGCACGGGGACGGCGTGAACAAGCCCTTGGCGCCGGACGCTATTTCTTCTTCTCGGAGGGCTGCACGAGGCTGTCAGGCTTGAACAAGGTATCGGCAGCCTCGAGGCGCTCATAGCCTGTCAAAGCCGCGTCAAGCGCATCGTCCTTCTTGACCGTCCATAACGTCAGCATGGTCAGATAATTGGCAAAGGCGTTCTGTTCACTTGCGAAAATGGCGGCCAAACGAGGGTCGTTCTGGAGGAACCGATCGAGTTCCTGTTTGATCCCAGCGTCGTTCTTCGCCAGCGATCCTATAGCCCATACAGCCGATGCTATCGTCATCGCACGCATCATATCCCTGGAGGCCTGATTCTTCGGGCATCCGTATTTCCGGCAAGCGGCGATAATCATGACGTTGGGTCGACCCGGGGTTCCTGCACCCCCGAACTTTCCCATGACGAGACCGATCCGGATCGCGTCCGCCGCCATGCCATCACGGCTGGTTCGAAGATTCTCCAGAATATGGTCGATGTAGGACAAGTCTCCGGTCGCCATGTAGGCGCCAATCAGCAGGTCATTGTCCATCGCCACGGAGACGGGCATCACCGTTTTCAGTGGCGTGACGTCGGCGGGGGCTGCATTCTCCAGCTTTCGGGCCGACGCGAAACGACGCGCTTCGTCCGCCAGGTCGGCCTTGCGAAGTGCAACCAGATAGAACTCCGCCGCACGATCGGAACGCACCCCGTCCAGCAGTTTTCGCCGCAGCTCCGGTGCGCTGTCAAACAACGCAGCGAAGAATCCGATGATCGTTCCGTTGTCGATCCTGGGCTGAGCATCGTCCAGGGTGGCGACGAGGCGGTCGAGGCAGGCAGCATCTTTCGTGCGATAGAAAATACTTATGCAATCGCCTGAGTCCGACTGGGCGAAAGCCGGCCGACCGAGCCCGGCCAGAAACGCCAAAATCGCCAAGGCGACGAAAATTCTCGATCGTCCTTCCATGATTTGCCTCTCCCGAACGATACAAATCAGGATAGGTTTTGCGGGGCGGGAGGCGCAACTTGAATCGCCGGGGCGCATCCACGCCAGGGACAAGCTGGCCCAGGATTTATCGCCTGTTGCGGCAATCGCCCGCGACCTTCTGCTAAATTGCGCGCCACTGCCCAACATCGACAAGAAATTTCGCGGACATATCTACATCTTGTACTGGGGAGGCAGGATCGGCCGGCATGGCTGGTCCGATGGCGAAAGGCTTGCCCGACGAATTCGCTCTGGTCTGGCGGTACGGATGTGCAAATATCCCCACCCTAGGCAACATTGGAGGACAAAGGTCATGGCCGATGCTGGGATGTTGCGTTTCCACGTTCCGGAGCCGGAAGTGCGGCCGGGCGGCACGCCTGACTTTTCCAATGTGACCATCGCCGAGGCCGGCTCGGTGCCGCGCCCGGACATTGATGTCGATCCGCGCACCATCCGCGACATGGCGTTTTCGATCATCCGCGTGCTGAACCGCAATGGTGAAGCCGTCGGGCCGTGGGCAGGTCTGCTCTCCAGTGACGAACTGCTCGAAGGTCTGCGCCACATGATGACGCTGCGCACCTTCGATGCCCGCATGCAGATGGCGCAGCGCCAAGGCAAGACCTCGTTCTACATGCAGCATCTCGGCGAGGAGGCGGTGAGCTGCGCCTTCCGCAAGGCGCTGTCGCCGGGTGACATGAATTTCCCGACCTATCGCCAGGCAGGGCTGCTCATCGCCGACGGCTATCCGATGGTCACGATGATGAACCAGATCTATTCCAACGAGGCCGACCCGCTTAAGGGGCGGCAGCTGCCGATCATGTATTCCTCGAAGGAGCACGGCTTCTTCTCGATCTCGGGCAATCTGGCGACGCAATACATCCAGGCGGTCGGCTGGGCGATGGCCTCGGCGATCTCGAACGACTCGAAGATCGCCGCGGCCTGGATCGGCGACGGCTCGACGGCGGAATCCGACTTTCATTCGGCCCTGGTGTTCGCCTCGACCTACAAGGCGCCGGTGGTGCTCAATGTCGTCAACAACCAGTGGGCGATCTCGACCTTTCAAGGCATTGCGCGCGGCGGCTCCGGCACCTTTGCAGCCCGAGGCCTCGGCTTCGGCATTCCATCGCTGCGCGTCGACGGCAATGATTATCTCGCCGTCCACGCCGTGGCCAAATGGGCGGCAGAGCGGGCGCGCAACAATCTCGGGCCGACGCTGGTCGAATATGTCACCTACCGCGCCGGAGCGCATTCAAGCTCGGACGATCCCTCGGCCTACCGGCCAAAGACGGAATCCGACGCCTGGCCGCTGGGCGATCCCGTCATGCGGCTGAAGAACCATCTGATAGGGCTCGGCGTCTGGTCGGACGAGCGCCACGCGCAGGCGGAGGCCGAAATCCTCGACACGGTGATCGCGGCGCAGAAGGAGGCGGAGAGCCACGGCACGCTGCATGCCGGCGGCAAGCCGTCGACACGCGAGATGTTCGAAGGCGTTTTCGCCGAAATGCCCGCGCATCTAAGGCGCCAGCGCCAGCAGGCGGGAGTCTGAGCCATGCCAAGACGGACCATGATCGAGGCCATTCGCGACGCCATGGATGTGTCGATGGGGCGCGACGACAAAGTTGTCGTGTTCGGCGAGGATGTCGGCTTCTTCGGCGGTGTCTTCCGGGTCACGCATGGCCTGCAGGCCAAATACGGCAAGAGCCGCTGCTTCGACGCGCCGATCAACGAATCCGGCATTGTCGGCTCGGCCATCGGTATGGCTGCCTACGGCTTGAAGCCTTGCGTGGAAATTCAGTTTGCCGACTACATGTATCCGGCCTACGACCAGCTGACCCAGGAAGCGGCGCGGCTGCGCTACCGCTCGAACGGCGATTTCACCTGCCCGATCGTGGTCCGCATGCCGACCGGCGGCGGCATTTTCGGCGGCCAGACGCACAGCCAGAGCCCCGAGGCCTTGTTCACCCATGTGTCGGGGCTGAAGACCGTGGTGCCATCCAACCCGCATGATGCCAAGGGGCTGTTGATCGCGGCGATCGAGGACCCCGATCCGGTGATTTTTCTTGAACCGAAGCGGCTCTACAATGGTCCCTTCGACGGCCATCACGACCGGCCGATAACGCCTTGGTCGAAGCATGAGCTGGGCGAAGTCGCCGACGGCCACTACACCGTGCCGCTCGGCAAGGCGGCGATCCGCAGGGCGGGCTCGGCTGTCACGGTTCTGGCCTACGGCACCATGGTCTATGTCGCGCAGGCCGCGGCCGAGGAGACAGGCATCGATGCCGAGATCATCGATCTGAGAACCCTGCTGCCGCTCGACCTCGATACCATCGTTGCGTCGGTGAAGAAGACAGGGCGCTGCGTCATCGTGCATGAGGCAACGCTGACCTCGGGCTTCGGCGCCGAGCTTTCGGCGCTGGTGCAGGAAAACTGCTTCTACCATCTGGAGGCGCCGGTGGCGCGGGTCGCCGGCTGGGACACACCCTATCCGCATGCGCAGGAATGGGACTATTTCCCTGGCCCCGCCCGGGTCGGCCGCGCTCTTCTTGAAACCATGGGAGCCTGAGATGGGCGAACACATCATCAAGCTGCCCGATGTCGGCGAAGGCGTCGCAGAGGCCGAGCTCGTCGAGTGGCACGTCAAGATCGGCGACATCGTGCGCGAGGACACCGTGCTCGCCGCCGTCATGACCGACAAGGCGACGGTCGAAATCCCATCACCCGTCGATGGCGAGATCCTGTGGCTGGGCGCCGAGATCGGCGACACGGTGGCGATCGGCTCGCCGATCGTGCGGCTGAAGGTGGCGGGCGAAGGCAATGCGAAGCCGCAGAGCGGCGCCAAGGCCGAGGTGGTGGCCACCGAGCCTCCGGCCAAGCTTCCGACGCCAAAGCCGGAGAGCGCCGAGCCGGCCGCGAACGCCGCGCCAAAGGCCGGGATGCCGGACGCGAAACCCGCTCCCGCCGTCTCGAAGATTTCCACACAGACTTCCGTTTCCAGCGCGCCGCGTCCGGAAGGTGAAAAGCCGCTGGCGTCGCCGGCCGTCCGCTTGCGGGCGAAAGAGGCGGGCATCGATCTCAGGCAGGTTGCGGGGAGCGGCCCGGCCGGGCGCATCGGGCATGAGGATATCGAGGCGTTCCTGGCGCGTGGGCCACAGGTCGCCAAGGCATCCGGCCTCGCCCGCAACGATGCGATCCAGGACATCAAGGTGGTGGGCCTCAGGCGTAAGATCGCAGAGAAGATGACGCTGTCCAAGTCGCGCATCCCGCACATCACCTATGTCGAGGAGATCGACGTCACCGCGCTGGAGGAATTGCGCGCCGCGCTCAACAAGGAAAAACGCGCCGCCAAGGGTGGCGCAGAGAGGCCGAAGCTGACGCTGCTGCCGTTCCTGATGCGGGCGATGGTCAAGGCGATATCAGACCAGCCCCAGCTCAATTCGCTGTTCGACGACGAGGCCGGCATCATCCACCAGCATGGCGGCATCCATATCGGCATTGCCGCGCAGACGCCGTCTGGGCTGGTGGTGCCGGTGGTCAAGCATGCCGAAGCGCGCGACATCTGGGATTGCGGCGCCGAGGTCATCAGGCTGGCGGAAGCCGCCAAGTCCGGCACGGCAACGCGCGACGAGCTGTCCGGCTCGACCATCACCATCACCTCGCTCGGCGCCATGGGCGGCATCGCGACGACGCCGGTCATCAACCATCCGGAAGTGGCGATCATCGGCGTCAACAAGATGATGGTGCGGCCGCTGTGGGACGGCACCCAGTTCATCCCGCGCAAGATGATGAACCTGTCGTCGAGCTTCGATCACCGGGTGATCGACGGCTGGGATGCGGCGGTGTTCATCCAGCGGATCAAGGCGCTGCTGGAAACGCCGGCGCTGATTTTCGTGGATTGAAGGTGATGCGGCTGGTCAAGACGGTTCTTCGGAAGTTGCCGGCGCCGGGGTGTGGGCTCCCCCTTCTCCCCTTGTGGGAGAAGGTGTCGCCGAAGGCGACGGATGAGGGGTGCTCCAGAGAGCACCAGCGCCTCACTCCGCTGGAACACCCCTCATCCGTCTCGGCGCTAACGCGCCGATCCACCTTCCCCCACAAGGGGGGAAGGAAGGGCTGCGTCGCGGCCTTCGCCAAAAGGAAACAGCCCTCATGAAAGAAATCTCCTGCAAGCTGCTCGTTATCGGCGCCGGTCCCGGTGGCTACATCTGCGCCATCCGTGCCGGCCAGCTCGGCATCGACACAGTGATCGTCGAGGCAGGCAAACCTGGCGGCACCTGCCTCAATGTCGGCTGCATTCCGTCGAAGGCGCTGATCCATGCGGCGGAAGAGTTCGAGAAGGTGTTGCATATGGCCGGCGGCAGCAGCCCGCTCGGCATTTCGGTCTCGACTCCCGTGCTCGACCTCGGCAAAACCGTCGCCTGGAAGGACGGCATTGTCAGCCGGCTCAACAGCGGCGTCGCCGGGCTGCTGAAGACGGCTGGCGTGAAGACCGTGCTGGGCTGGGCAACTTTTCGCGATGGCAAGACCGTGGCGGTCGAGACCGAGACCGGCACGCAGATCATCCGGGCCGAGACCGTGGTGATCGCCACCGGTTCAGCGCCGGTCGAGCTGCCGTTCCTGCCGTTCGGCGGGCCGGTGATTTCATCCACGGACGCGCTGGCTTTGAGTGAGGTCCCCAAAAAACTCGCGGTTGTCGGTGGCGGCTATATCGGGCTGGAACTCGGCATGGCCTTCGCGAAAATGGGTGCGAAGGTAACCGTGGTCGAGGCCTTGCCGCGCGTGCTGGCGCAGTATGATGCGGAGCTGACCCGGCCGGTGGTCAAGCGGCTCGCCGCGCTCGGCGTCGACGTGATACTGGGCGCCAAGGCCAGGGGGTTGTCGAAAAAAGGCGATGCGCTGCTGGTCGAGACAGCGGACGGCAAGAGTTCCGAGATCGCCGCCGACAAGATCCTGGTGACGGTCGGGCGCAAGCCGGTGACCGAAGGCTGGGGGCTCGACCAGATCGACCTCGATATGGCAGGCAAGTTCATCAAGATCGACGATCAATGCCGCACCTCGATGCGCGGCATCTTCGCCATCGGCGACGTCACCGGCGAGCCGATGCTGGCGCACCGAGCGATGGCGCAAGGCGAAATGGTCGCCGAGATCGTTGCCGGCCACAAGCGCAGCTGGGACAAGCGTTCAATCCCCGCCGTCTGCTTCACCGATCCGGAACTGGTGACGGCAGGGCTGTCGCCGGAAGAGGCGAAGGCGCTTGGTGAAGTCAAGATCGGGATGTTCCCGTTCGCCGCCAATGGGCGCGCGATGACGAAAATGGGCGAGGATGGCTTCGTGCGGGTCGTGGCGCGCGCGGATAACCATCTGGTGCTCGGCATCCACGCGGTCGGGCAGGGCGCGTCGGAACTGGCGGCGGCGTTCGGGCTGGCATTGGAGATGGGGGCGCGGCTGGAGGATATCGCCGGCACCATCCATGCGCATCCGACGCAAAGCGAGGGGTTCCAGGAGGCAGCGCTGAAGGCGCTGGGGCACGCGCTGCATATTTAGAGGGGTGGTTTTTCCTTCTCCCCTTGCGGGAGAAGGTGTCGCCGAAGGCGACGGATGAGGGGTGTTCCAGCGGAGTGAGACGTTGAGTTCCCTGGAGCACCCCTCATCCGTCTCGGCGCTACGCGCCGATCCACCTTCTCCCACAAGGGGCCTGTTGCGTAATTCGCTGGTTGTGATTCTCTGATGCGGACGCTCGGAGGGAATCACGATGGCAGTGAAGCAGACGGGTCAGTTGAGCTTGGCGGAAGCCTTTCTGGGTACCAAGCTGGTGGGCGGTTCTTCGCCGCTCGACCGGCTGTCAGGTTTGGTGAAGTGGTACCGCTTCGAGAAGCTGCTCAACCCGCTGCGCGATGGCGGACCGGGTCGGGCTGCATGGCCGCCGCTGGTGCTGTTCAAGGCACTGCTGCTGCAGTCGCTCTACGGCCTATCTGATCGCGAACTGGAGGAGGCGCTGAGCGACCGGTTGTCATTCAGGCGTTTTGTCGGGCTTGGTCTTGAGGAGAGCATTCCCGATCACACGGTGCTGTCGCGCTTTCGCAACCTTCTTGTCGGCGAAGGGCTGATGGAGAAGCTGTTTGGCGAACTGGATCGGCAGTTGGAGAAGGCCGGCGTGATCTTAAAGCGCGGCACAATGCTGGATGCCACGCTAATCGACGCGGTCTCATTGCCGCCGACGGACGAGCGGCCGTCGAGGGATGCCGATGCCCGTCCCACCGTAAGACAGAGTAAGCGCGACTTCACCTTCGGTTACAAGGCCCATGTCGGGGTGGATGAGGGCTCCGGCCTGATCCGCACGGTGATCACCACTCCAGCCAACGTCAACGACACCGTGGTGGCCGATGCCTTGATCTGCGGCGACGAAAAGACGGTATGGGCGGATGCCGCCTACGACACCCATGCCCGCCGTGCTCGGCTCAAGGCTGCAGGCAAGAAGCCCCGCATCGCGCGCCGCCCCAACAAGCACCATGCGCTGCCGCCGCGGCTCAAACATTACAACCGTCTGATCGCCAGACGGCGTGCCGCAGTCGAGACCACCTTCGCCACGCTCAAGAACCGCATGAAGCTGACCACGATCCGCTATGTCGGGCTGGCGAAGGCCACTGCCCAGGTGACGATGGCGGCGATCGCCTTCAACATGCGCCGATGGATTGCCATCTCGGGATAGGTGCGCCCGGTATCCGGCTTCAAGGGCCGCACTACCATCGAACTCCACCCCAAAACCCAAAGCCAAGCGAGACCTCTCGGTCAAATCGCTCCGCAAGTCTGCTCTCGCTAACTACGCAACAGGCCCACAAGGGGAGAAGGGAAAAAGCGGCGCCCGCTCAGCTCGCGAGCCGGCTCACCATCTCATGCTGCGCGTACGCCCGCCCAAATCGATTGGCCAGAAAAGCATCCAGCGCGATGTCCTCCTGCTTGACGAAGCCGGTCGCCGGCAGGCTGCCGTCGACCAGCATGTCGAGCACGGCGCAGATGCCGGAAGCCGTGGTGATCTGGATGGCGCTACGCACCGTCTGGCCGACGCGCTGCGAATAGATCTTGTTGGCGTAGGTTTCCTGCAGCAGGCGGCCATTACGGCGGCCGGAGACGGTGACGAAGACGATGACCACATCCTGCAGCGTTGCCGGCAGGGCGCTTTCAAAGATGTCCTTCAGCACGTCGCGGCGGTGGCGCAGGCCGAGGTCGTTGAGCAGCGCCTTCATGATCGCGGCGTGGCCGGGGTAGCGGATGGTGCGGTAGTTCAGCGTGCGCACCTTGCCTTTCAGCGTCTCGGCCAGCGTGCCCAGACCGCCCGAGGTGTTGAATGCCTCGTAAGTGACGCCGTCGAGCGAGAATTCCTCGCGCTCTTCCAGCGGCGGCACTTCGATCAGCTCGCCCTCGACGATCGCTTCGCAAGGCTCGCAATATTCGTTGATGACGCCGTCGGTGCTCCAGGTCAAATTGTAGTTCAGCGCATTGGACGGGTATTGCGGCAGGGCGCCGACGCGCATGCGCACGCTTTCCAGCGTGTCGAAGCGGCTGGCGAGATCATTGGCGACGATCGAGATGAAACCCGGCGCCAGCCCGCATTGCGGGATGAAGGCGCTCTTGCCCGAACGCGCCAGCTCCTTGACGCGGCGGGTCGAGACGACGTCTTCGGTAAGGTCGAGATAATGGACGCCGGCACTTGCCGCTGCCTCGGCGATGCGCGTGGTGAGATGGAAGGGGGCGGCGCTCAGCACCGCGAATTTGCCGGCGAGTGCTGCTTCCAGCGCACCTGGTGCTGCGATGTCGAGTTCAAGCGTCTCGACACCAGCAGGGACTTCGGCCGCGGCGAGTTGTGCCGCCGAGCGGTCAACAAGGGTGATGCGGTAGTCGCCCGTTGCAGAAAGCATCTCGGCAATGGTCGAGCCGATCTTGCCGGCGCCGACGATAACAATCTTGTTCATGATCAAAAATACCCCTGCCAGTTCGTGTTGGCGGAATCATCGCAGCTTGCCTGTCGAAAAGAAGCGTGAGATCTGGCAGAGTGAACCCTAACTTTAGCTTATCTGCCGAAGGGATTCGTCGAAATGCTCAGTGAAGCCGAACTGGCGCTGCTTTCCCTGCTGCGCGCCAACGCCCGCGCCTCGACCGCCGAACTGGCGCGGCAGCTCGGCGTGTCGCGCACGACGGTACAGAGCCGCATCGAGCGGCTGGAGCAGCGCGGCATCATATCGGGCTATGGCGTCAAGCTCTCCGCGGACTATGAGCAGGGGCTGGTCA
Protein-coding regions in this window:
- a CDS encoding IS5 family transposase, whose amino-acid sequence is MAVKQTGQLSLAEAFLGTKLVGGSSPLDRLSGLVKWYRFEKLLNPLRDGGPGRAAWPPLVLFKALLLQSLYGLSDRELEEALSDRLSFRRFVGLGLEESIPDHTVLSRFRNLLVGEGLMEKLFGELDRQLEKAGVILKRGTMLDATLIDAVSLPPTDERPSRDADARPTVRQSKRDFTFGYKAHVGVDEGSGLIRTVITTPANVNDTVVADALICGDEKTVWADAAYDTHARRARLKAAGKKPRIARRPNKHHALPPRLKHYNRLIARRRAAVETTFATLKNRMKLTTIRYVGLAKATAQVTMAAIAFNMRRWIAISG
- the lpdA gene encoding dihydrolipoyl dehydrogenase; the encoded protein is MKEISCKLLVIGAGPGGYICAIRAGQLGIDTVIVEAGKPGGTCLNVGCIPSKALIHAAEEFEKVLHMAGGSSPLGISVSTPVLDLGKTVAWKDGIVSRLNSGVAGLLKTAGVKTVLGWATFRDGKTVAVETETGTQIIRAETVVIATGSAPVELPFLPFGGPVISSTDALALSEVPKKLAVVGGGYIGLELGMAFAKMGAKVTVVEALPRVLAQYDAELTRPVVKRLAALGVDVILGAKARGLSKKGDALLVETADGKSSEIAADKILVTVGRKPVTEGWGLDQIDLDMAGKFIKIDDQCRTSMRGIFAIGDVTGEPMLAHRAMAQGEMVAEIVAGHKRSWDKRSIPAVCFTDPELVTAGLSPEEAKALGEVKIGMFPFAANGRAMTKMGEDGFVRVVARADNHLVLGIHAVGQGASELAAAFGLALEMGARLEDIAGTIHAHPTQSEGFQEAALKALGHALHI
- a CDS encoding saccharopine dehydrogenase family protein, with the protein product MNKIVIVGAGKIGSTIAEMLSATGDYRITLVDRSAAQLAAAEVPAGVETLELDIAAPGALEAALAGKFAVLSAAPFHLTTRIAEAAASAGVHYLDLTEDVVSTRRVKELARSGKSAFIPQCGLAPGFISIVANDLASRFDTLESVRMRVGALPQYPSNALNYNLTWSTDGVINEYCEPCEAIVEGELIEVPPLEEREEFSLDGVTYEAFNTSGGLGTLAETLKGKVRTLNYRTIRYPGHAAIMKALLNDLGLRHRRDVLKDIFESALPATLQDVVIVFVTVSGRRNGRLLQETYANKIYSQRVGQTVRSAIQITTASGICAVLDMLVDGSLPATGFVKQEDIALDAFLANRFGRAYAQHEMVSRLAS